From a region of the Candidatus Binatia bacterium genome:
- the argB gene encoding acetylglutamate kinase, whose amino-acid sequence MDKLIARAETLLEALPYIRRYSGTTMVIKYGGHAMIDEELKESFAQDVVLLKYVGINPVVVHGGGPQIGQLLEQLGIRSRFVRGMRVTDQATMDVVEMVLVGKVNKEIVSLINRHGGRAVGLSGKDGELILARKHTVADDRHGGKRIDIGLVGEVRAINPGVIASLDRSDFVPVIAPIGVGENGETYNINADIVAGEVAEALSAEKLLLLTDVEGIRDAAGTRISTLDVDRAAELIRNGVIGEGMIPKVECCINALRGGAKKTHIIDGRVKHAVLLEVFTREGVGTEVVRTPARGRRKAAGSGGDSAAATGAGG is encoded by the coding sequence ATGGACAAGCTTATCGCGCGCGCCGAAACCCTGCTCGAAGCGCTGCCGTACATCCGGCGCTATTCGGGCACGACGATGGTCATCAAGTACGGTGGCCACGCCATGATCGACGAGGAACTCAAAGAGAGCTTCGCGCAGGACGTTGTGCTGCTGAAATATGTCGGTATCAATCCGGTCGTGGTCCACGGTGGCGGGCCGCAGATCGGTCAATTGCTCGAGCAACTGGGCATCCGGTCACGTTTCGTTCGCGGCATGCGGGTTACCGATCAAGCGACGATGGACGTCGTCGAGATGGTACTCGTCGGCAAGGTCAACAAGGAGATCGTCAGCCTCATCAACCGGCACGGAGGGCGCGCCGTCGGTCTGTCCGGCAAGGACGGCGAGCTCATTCTGGCGCGCAAACACACGGTTGCCGACGATCGCCATGGCGGCAAACGCATCGATATCGGCCTGGTCGGCGAGGTTCGGGCCATCAATCCCGGGGTCATCGCATCGCTCGACCGCAGCGACTTCGTCCCGGTAATCGCCCCGATCGGCGTGGGAGAGAACGGTGAAACCTACAACATCAATGCCGACATCGTCGCCGGGGAAGTGGCCGAGGCATTGAGCGCCGAGAAGCTGCTGCTGCTCACCGACGTCGAGGGCATCCGCGACGCCGCGGGGACCAGGATCTCGACGCTCGATGTCGACCGGGCCGCCGAACTCATTCGCAACGGCGTGATCGGCGAGGGCATGATTCCGAAGGTCGAGTGCTGCATAAACGCGCTGCGCGGCGGTGCGAAGAAGACGCACATCATCGACGGTCGGGTCAAGCACGCCGTCCTGCTGGAGGTCTTCACGCGCGAGGGCGTGGGAACCGAAGTGGTCCGGACGCCGGCGCGCGGACGCCGCAAAGCGGCGGGCAGCGGGGGCGATTCCGCCGCCGCGACCGGGGCGGGCGGATGA
- a CDS encoding aspartate aminotransferase family protein, whose protein sequence is MTNREIIALNDRYLFPLYPRAPIAIVRGEGCRVWDADGREFLDFFSSTVVTSLGHAHPAVTRAIVAQAGKILHVSNLHHSEPQAVLAEALCTHSFADRVFFCNSGAEANEAAVKLARKFGADFGDGRFEVLTATGSFHGRTLAMITATGQEKVRRGFQPLPEGFRYFPYGDLDALAAAVGPHTIAIMLEPVQGEGGVVVPPAGYLEGVRDLCERRDLLLIYDEVQTGMGRLGTLFGYEQSGVAPDVMTLAKGLGTGVPIGAMLANARVAKAFTAGAHASTFGGNALACAAAVAVVRTLLDEEVIENCRTQGECLRTRLAALKSSCRRIGEIRGAGLLVGVEIDGPGGAVVDACRERGLLINCTAEKVLRFAPPLVVTADEIDRAVDIVAEVLRA, encoded by the coding sequence ATGACGAACCGCGAGATCATAGCCCTCAACGACCGCTACCTCTTTCCCCTCTACCCGCGGGCCCCCATCGCCATCGTGCGCGGCGAGGGATGTCGGGTGTGGGATGCCGACGGGCGCGAGTTCCTCGATTTCTTCTCGAGCACCGTGGTGACTTCGCTCGGTCACGCGCACCCGGCGGTTACCCGCGCCATCGTTGCCCAGGCGGGCAAGATCCTTCACGTCTCTAACCTGCATCACAGCGAACCCCAAGCCGTACTCGCCGAGGCCCTGTGCACACACTCGTTCGCCGACCGGGTGTTCTTCTGCAACAGCGGCGCCGAAGCCAACGAGGCGGCGGTGAAACTGGCGCGCAAGTTCGGCGCCGATTTCGGCGACGGGCGTTTCGAGGTGCTCACCGCGACTGGGTCGTTTCACGGCCGGACGCTGGCGATGATCACGGCCACCGGCCAGGAGAAGGTCCGCCGCGGCTTTCAACCCCTGCCGGAAGGGTTTCGCTACTTCCCTTACGGCGACCTCGACGCCCTGGCCGCGGCCGTCGGACCACACACCATCGCCATTATGCTCGAACCCGTGCAGGGGGAAGGCGGCGTGGTCGTGCCGCCGGCCGGTTATCTCGAGGGGGTTCGCGACCTGTGCGAGCGCCGCGACTTGCTCCTCATCTACGACGAGGTGCAAACCGGCATGGGCCGACTCGGCACCCTGTTCGGCTACGAGCAGAGCGGCGTGGCGCCCGATGTGATGACGCTGGCAAAGGGTCTCGGAACCGGGGTGCCCATCGGCGCGATGCTCGCCAACGCACGGGTGGCGAAGGCGTTTACGGCCGGCGCCCACGCTTCGACCTTCGGCGGCAATGCGCTGGCCTGTGCCGCGGCGGTGGCGGTGGTACGGACACTGCTGGACGAAGAGGTAATCGAGAATTGCCGCACGCAGGGCGAGTGCCTGCGGACGCGGCTCGCCGCTCTCAAGTCGTCGTGTCGGCGGATCGGCGAGATTCGCGGCGCCGGGTTGCTCGTCGGCGTCGAGATCGACGGCCCGGGCGGCGCCGTGGTCGACGCCTGCCGCGAGCGGGGGTTGCTCATCAATTGCACGGCGGAAAAGGTGCTGCGGTTCGCGCCGCCGCTGGTCGTGACCGCTGACGAGATCGACCGTGCGGTAGATATCGTTGCGGAGGTGCTGCGCGCATGA
- the argF gene encoding ornithine carbamoyltransferase — MKRDFLSLAALTRAELDAILALTATLKRDLKAGRRSPWLAGKSLAMLFEKPSLRTRVTFEVGMTQLGGFPVYLTPSDIQLGQRESVADIARNLERWVDIVMARTFKHETLVDLASHARVPVINGLSDLLHPCQVLTDCFTLLERHENLDPLRIAFVGDANNVANSWMFAAAKFGFELVLGCPVGYQPHSGVYEEARAAGARVTVTADPVEAVTDAHVVYTDVWTSMGQENETEQRRHDFQAYQINATLLRHARPGALVMHCLPAHRGEEITGDVIDGPQSIVFDQAENRLHTQKAIMVWLSEHSAR; from the coding sequence ATGAAGCGTGACTTTTTGAGTCTGGCGGCTCTCACGCGGGCGGAGCTGGACGCGATTCTCGCCCTCACGGCAACCCTGAAGCGCGATTTGAAAGCGGGCCGCCGCTCGCCGTGGCTGGCGGGGAAGTCGCTGGCGATGCTGTTCGAGAAGCCCAGCCTGCGCACCCGGGTGACGTTCGAGGTGGGCATGACGCAATTGGGCGGCTTCCCGGTCTACCTGACCCCGTCGGATATCCAGCTCGGGCAACGCGAGTCCGTGGCCGACATTGCGCGCAACCTCGAGCGCTGGGTCGATATCGTCATGGCCCGTACCTTCAAACACGAGACCCTGGTGGATCTCGCCAGCCATGCGCGAGTCCCGGTCATCAACGGGCTTTCGGACCTGCTGCACCCCTGCCAGGTGCTGACCGATTGCTTCACCCTGCTCGAGCGGCACGAGAACCTCGACCCGCTGCGCATCGCGTTCGTCGGCGATGCCAACAATGTCGCCAACTCGTGGATGTTCGCGGCCGCCAAGTTCGGCTTCGAACTCGTGCTCGGCTGCCCGGTGGGCTACCAACCCCACTCCGGCGTCTACGAGGAGGCGCGCGCCGCCGGGGCGCGCGTCACGGTAACCGCCGACCCAGTCGAGGCGGTCACCGATGCCCACGTGGTGTACACGGACGTATGGACCAGCATGGGGCAGGAGAACGAAACCGAGCAGCGGCGGCACGATTTTCAGGCCTACCAGATCAATGCGACGCTCCTGCGCCATGCGCGCCCGGGCGCGCTCGTCATGCACTGCCTCCCGGCCCATCGCGGCGAGGAGATAACCGGCGACGTTATCGACGGTCCTCAATCCATCGTCTTCGACCAGGCCGAGAACCGTCTGCACACGCAAAAGGCGATCATGGTCTGGCTGAGCGAACATTCCGCCCGATGA